A portion of the Terriglobia bacterium genome contains these proteins:
- a CDS encoding cupin domain-containing protein, which produces MIETFSFERQDWAETSPGIRQKGFESDGHRFRLVEYAVDARHEEWCARGHLGYVLEGTIEFEMPDQKILVKTGEAFHVAEGTPHRARNAAAIPSRFFLAD; this is translated from the coding sequence ATGATCGAGACTTTCAGTTTTGAGAGGCAGGATTGGGCTGAAACATCGCCGGGAATTCGTCAAAAGGGTTTTGAATCCGATGGACACCGGTTCCGCCTGGTTGAATATGCCGTGGATGCAAGACATGAGGAGTGGTGTGCGAGGGGACACCTCGGATACGTCCTCGAAGGGACCATCGAATTTGAAATGCCCGACCAGAAGATCCTGGTGAAGACGGGTGAGGCCTTTCACGTGGCGGAAGGCACTCCCCACCGGGCGCGAAACGCAGCAGCCATACCATCACGCTTCTTCCTTGCAGACTAG
- a CDS encoding M28 family peptidase, which produces MHLLMEEMSGGAAKRNLQAITIFNRVRGSRDFHAAAEYVLARARENGLTDAHVERFPADGKRFYGALKARQAWDADSADLWEVLPKKNLRPRGAQTAPLEFSPLRRICSWEDMRVCLAEDSESADVTAELIDVGSGTNEKDYEGKETKGKIVLISSQGGAAQKLAVDRFGAVGMVSYALNQLQGWQGEDDSLVRWGHLDSYSPTRTFAFQVSLRQARDFQSRLAQGEKIWLRARVKAGRHDGFYEVVTGTLPGSDERLKNEEIVFSCHLDHHMPGANDNASGCAAILEVARTMHRLIEEKSIPPLKRTLRFVWPAEIEGTQIFLFSHPELAAKMKAAIHMDMVGGSQEKTKALFHVTRTPDSIPSFVNDVAQVFGEYVRDLSDQFAATGEPRFAVHAPDGSKDALHLEISEYTEGSDHQVYDEGSFRIPTIYLNDWPDRYIHTNEDSVDKIDTTKLKRAATVGAASGYFLANLDSTNSAVITSEVVVHAKRRMADSQARFSEQASLAARASPRDPLREMDNFLRYLVQRERANFISLRSFIGEEQVAKFDLIGFTRDLIGWSGVRGDEVDSFLGELEPKEDTGEVPTRLDLKGAMSLFGYDYLADHYGVGPTTKLKIFANLDGLPEPTSPLRRASSSDYTYEILNLVDGKRSVQAIRDFVSAEFGPIPLEWVREYLKALEAVKVIQFSNQ; this is translated from the coding sequence ATGCATCTTCTCATGGAGGAGATGAGTGGGGGCGCTGCGAAACGCAACCTCCAGGCCATCACGATCTTCAATCGGGTTCGTGGCTCGCGCGATTTCCATGCCGCCGCCGAGTATGTCCTTGCACGCGCCCGGGAAAACGGCCTCACGGATGCTCATGTCGAGAGATTCCCCGCCGACGGGAAGCGGTTTTATGGTGCCCTCAAGGCCCGCCAGGCGTGGGATGCGGACTCAGCCGATTTGTGGGAGGTTCTCCCGAAGAAGAACTTGAGGCCGCGAGGCGCGCAAACCGCCCCGTTGGAATTTTCCCCTCTCCGACGGATTTGCTCCTGGGAGGATATGCGCGTCTGTTTGGCTGAGGATTCTGAATCGGCCGATGTAACGGCAGAGTTGATTGATGTGGGCAGCGGGACGAATGAAAAGGACTATGAGGGTAAGGAGACCAAAGGGAAAATCGTCCTTATTTCATCCCAGGGAGGCGCGGCGCAGAAGCTGGCTGTGGATCGCTTCGGGGCGGTGGGCATGGTCAGCTATGCCCTCAATCAATTACAGGGCTGGCAGGGCGAGGATGACTCCCTGGTCCGCTGGGGACATCTTGATTCCTATTCTCCCACCCGGACTTTCGCATTTCAGGTTTCACTCCGGCAAGCGCGGGATTTCCAGAGCCGTTTGGCGCAGGGCGAGAAGATCTGGTTGCGTGCCCGGGTCAAGGCAGGTCGGCATGACGGGTTTTATGAGGTCGTAACCGGGACCTTACCGGGATCCGATGAACGGCTCAAGAATGAGGAAATAGTTTTCAGTTGTCATCTTGATCATCACATGCCGGGGGCCAACGACAACGCCAGCGGCTGCGCGGCCATCCTTGAAGTCGCGCGCACGATGCACCGGCTGATCGAGGAGAAAAGCATCCCTCCGCTCAAACGCACCCTGCGTTTCGTGTGGCCCGCAGAAATTGAGGGGACGCAGATTTTCCTCTTCTCGCATCCGGAACTGGCGGCGAAAATGAAAGCGGCGATTCACATGGATATGGTCGGCGGCTCCCAGGAGAAAACGAAGGCGCTTTTCCACGTCACCCGCACCCCCGATTCCATCCCCTCTTTTGTGAACGACGTGGCCCAGGTCTTTGGGGAATATGTCCGCGATCTCAGCGATCAATTCGCCGCGACCGGGGAGCCGCGCTTTGCTGTCCATGCGCCGGACGGGTCCAAGGATGCACTGCATCTGGAGATCTCAGAGTACACCGAAGGAAGTGACCACCAGGTCTATGATGAGGGTTCGTTCCGGATTCCCACAATTTACCTCAACGACTGGCCGGACCGTTACATCCATACCAACGAGGATTCCGTCGACAAGATCGACACGACCAAACTCAAACGCGCTGCCACCGTGGGGGCGGCGAGCGGGTATTTCCTGGCCAACCTGGATTCTACCAACTCCGCAGTAATCACCTCGGAAGTGGTTGTTCACGCCAAGCGGCGGATGGCGGACTCGCAGGCGCGCTTCAGCGAACAGGCGAGCCTGGCCGCCCGGGCATCCCCGCGGGACCCCCTGCGAGAAATGGATAACTTCTTGCGGTATCTGGTGCAACGGGAAAGGGCAAATTTCATTTCCTTAAGAAGCTTCATCGGGGAAGAGCAAGTCGCGAAGTTTGACCTGATCGGTTTTACGCGCGATCTGATCGGCTGGTCGGGAGTGCGAGGCGACGAGGTGGATAGTTTTCTCGGAGAGCTTGAGCCCAAGGAAGATACGGGGGAAGTCCCGACCCGCCTCGACCTCAAGGGGGCCATGTCGTTGTTCGGTTACGATTATTTGGCGGATCATTATGGGGTCGGACCCACGACGAAGCTGAAGATTTTTGCCAACCTCGATGGATTGCCTGAACCGACCAGCCCCCTCCGTCGGGCGTCCTCTTCAGATTACACGTACGAGATTCTTAATCTGGTGGATGGAAAGCGATCAGTCCAGGCCATCCGCGATTTTGTCTCCGCTGAATTTGGTCCTATCCCTCTCGAATGGGTCCGGGAGTATCTGAAAGCCCTGGAGGCGGTGAAGGTGATTCAGTTCTCAAACCAATAA
- a CDS encoding 2-oxoacid:acceptor oxidoreductase family protein yields MTSSNTNVRLPFQDELGFCNVLMSAIGGDGANMAAKLLFKVCVTYLDLDGAYDAKYGSEKKGTPTDVSLRLCKFGTPVRESGPTNHPHILCIFRDALVRPLALNRGLQKNALVIANTQRSPKDIREDLRLHSGTICCLDATRIALETNSRLNVPILVVLGKFLQIPLDILRRVVGETWPRASDANLQAFDRALGSFAQEHFEDDGKYPLVAPAEPRGRIGFMNMNEGGAIDATTHLNLSSSLPSASINPIPEFHAEICTHCGLCMLVCSDPGAIVWDDKKMIAIDAVYCKGCMRCVEACPDTKKGKALTAPAEMAVA; encoded by the coding sequence ATGACTTCATCCAATACGAACGTTCGACTCCCATTTCAAGATGAACTGGGATTCTGCAATGTCCTGATGTCGGCGATCGGCGGGGACGGCGCCAACATGGCGGCCAAACTGCTCTTCAAGGTGTGTGTGACGTACTTGGATCTCGACGGCGCCTATGATGCGAAGTACGGCAGCGAGAAAAAAGGAACGCCCACGGATGTTTCCCTTCGGCTCTGCAAATTCGGCACTCCCGTCCGGGAGAGCGGGCCGACCAATCATCCGCATATTCTCTGTATTTTTCGCGATGCCCTGGTCCGCCCCCTGGCGCTCAACCGCGGGCTGCAGAAGAATGCGCTGGTGATTGCCAATACTCAGCGCTCGCCGAAGGACATCCGGGAAGACCTGCGGCTCCACAGCGGCACCATCTGCTGTCTGGACGCCACGCGGATAGCCCTGGAGACCAATTCGCGCCTTAATGTGCCCATCCTGGTGGTTCTCGGAAAATTCCTGCAAATCCCGCTGGACATACTGCGCAGGGTGGTGGGCGAGACCTGGCCCCGGGCGTCGGATGCAAATCTCCAGGCCTTCGATCGGGCTCTGGGATCCTTTGCGCAAGAGCACTTTGAGGATGACGGGAAGTATCCGCTTGTCGCCCCGGCGGAACCCCGGGGGCGTATCGGCTTCATGAACATGAACGAAGGTGGAGCGATCGACGCCACAACCCATTTGAATCTATCGTCCTCCTTGCCCAGCGCCAGCATCAATCCCATCCCCGAATTTCATGCCGAGATCTGCACCCATTGCGGGCTTTGCATGTTGGTCTGCTCTGACCCGGGAGCGATTGTCTGGGATGACAAGAAAATGATTGCCATCGATGCCGTGTACTGCAAAGGGTGCATGCGCTGTGTTGAAGCCTGCCCGGACACGAAGAAAGGGAAGGCCCTGACCGCCCCGGCCGAAATGGCTGTGGCCTGA
- a CDS encoding HAD family phosphatase, whose translation MLRAILFDFNGVIIDDEPLHFLAFRDIFKKEGIRLTKGDYYARYLAFDDRSCIREILSDNHRELSTAFVTRLQQAKKRAYRALLKTRLRPFPGAIQFIRECAAGYPLAIASGALSSEIDLILGAFRLRRYFAAVVSADDVIHGKPHPETFLRAWKALNRRRPRGEKKILVTECLVIEDSLHGIKAAHQAGMRCVAVAHSYPLRELAHADFRARSIGSLQLSQLESLFADD comes from the coding sequence ATGCTTCGAGCCATCCTTTTCGACTTTAACGGAGTGATTATCGATGACGAACCGCTTCACTTTCTCGCCTTTCGTGACATATTCAAAAAAGAGGGGATACGCCTGACCAAGGGGGATTACTACGCCCGCTATTTGGCTTTTGACGATCGGAGTTGCATCCGGGAAATCCTGTCGGACAACCACAGGGAGTTATCGACCGCCTTCGTGACTCGCCTGCAACAGGCCAAGAAGCGTGCCTATCGAGCGCTGCTGAAGACGAGACTGCGGCCCTTTCCGGGGGCGATCCAATTCATTCGGGAGTGCGCGGCCGGCTACCCCCTCGCTATCGCCTCCGGCGCCCTGAGTTCAGAGATTGATTTAATTTTGGGAGCATTCCGTCTGCGTCGTTATTTTGCAGCCGTGGTGAGTGCGGACGATGTTATTCATGGCAAACCGCATCCGGAGACATTCCTGCGGGCGTGGAAAGCACTGAATCGGCGCCGGCCGCGGGGGGAGAAGAAGATCCTCGTGACCGAATGCCTGGTAATCGAAGACTCTCTGCATGGCATCAAGGCCGCGCACCAGGCAGGCATGAGATGCGTGGCCGTGGCACACTCCTATCCTTTGCGTGAGCTCGCCCATGCCGATTTCCGGGCGCGATCTATAGGGAGCCTGCAATTGTCGCAACTGGAGTCGCTCTTCGCGGATGATTGA
- a CDS encoding aminotransferase class V-fold PLP-dependent enzyme encodes MIPRRRFIRSLMASPALLPIIDLHLKDSTLRSSSRVEAASLNAAGLGNDEAAFWKNVRDQFLIPPEEAFFNTATLGSMPRPVLEAVTTTLAELNTTVTHWDYRPEHPDWFSGYRNFPPLMEKIARLIHCDSDEVCTTQNATFGMNFIAQGIDLKAGEEIVQTDQEHPGGSCGWLERAKRHGAVWKTVPIPRPPNDPDEIIRRFAAAINSKTRVLAIPHMTSMLGLVLPVKRLAALAREQGAKNIFVAIDGAQAVGHIRVDVRDIDCDAYYSSPHKWLLAPAGSGLLYVKKSRQSEIWTTLASAEWANYDKGAYRFMQYGTGNLALLKGYEAALDFHNALGHERVINRIKQLGDYLRSEIQKTRGATILSSVHPEMSAGITTWKMEGVTGPEMMDRFWNTRKIRVRSMGTENGVRQSTHIYNNEAEIDATMAMVRGVTRQTS; translated from the coding sequence ATGATCCCACGCCGTAGATTCATTCGCTCGCTGATGGCTTCGCCGGCCCTTTTGCCGATCATTGATTTGCACCTCAAAGATTCCACTCTCCGGAGTTCGTCGAGGGTGGAGGCCGCCTCTTTGAATGCAGCAGGTTTGGGTAACGATGAAGCCGCGTTCTGGAAGAATGTCCGGGACCAGTTTCTGATCCCACCAGAGGAAGCCTTCTTCAACACGGCGACCCTGGGCTCGATGCCGCGCCCGGTTTTGGAAGCGGTCACCACGACCTTGGCCGAGCTGAACACCACCGTGACGCACTGGGACTATCGTCCCGAACATCCTGACTGGTTTTCCGGATATCGCAATTTTCCTCCCCTCATGGAGAAGATTGCGCGGCTGATTCACTGTGATTCCGACGAAGTGTGCACCACACAAAATGCCACTTTCGGCATGAACTTCATCGCTCAGGGAATAGATTTAAAAGCCGGCGAGGAGATCGTCCAGACCGACCAGGAGCATCCGGGAGGATCCTGCGGATGGCTGGAGCGCGCCAAGCGTCATGGCGCGGTATGGAAGACCGTGCCCATTCCCAGGCCGCCCAATGATCCCGACGAAATTATTCGTCGGTTTGCGGCCGCGATCAATTCGAAGACCCGCGTGCTGGCCATCCCGCATATGACCTCGATGCTGGGCCTGGTCTTGCCCGTCAAGCGCCTGGCGGCCCTGGCCCGCGAGCAAGGGGCGAAGAACATCTTCGTGGCAATAGACGGGGCGCAGGCGGTCGGCCACATCCGCGTTGACGTGCGCGACATCGATTGCGACGCCTATTACTCCTCCCCGCACAAGTGGCTCCTGGCCCCTGCCGGGTCCGGTCTGCTCTATGTGAAGAAATCCCGTCAATCTGAAATCTGGACGACCCTGGCGTCAGCCGAATGGGCGAATTACGATAAGGGCGCCTATCGGTTCATGCAGTACGGCACGGGGAATCTCGCCCTCCTGAAAGGCTATGAGGCCGCTCTTGATTTCCACAACGCTCTCGGGCATGAGCGGGTGATTAACCGCATCAAACAGCTGGGTGATTATTTGCGCTCGGAGATTCAAAAGACCAGGGGGGCGACCATTCTGTCCTCGGTCCACCCGGAAATGAGTGCGGGCATCACGACCTGGAAGATGGAGGGGGTCACCGGGCCGGAAATGATGGACAGGTTTTGGAACACTCGAAAGATTCGCGTGAGATCCATGGGCACCGAAAACGGGGTTCGTCAGTCCACCCATATCTATAACAACGAAGCGGAAATCGACGCCACGATGGCGATGGTCCGCGGTGTAACAAGGCAGACATCGTGA
- a CDS encoding pyruvate synthase, with protein MPLDTTIEKTELTTSVAAATQATFIGNGNEVAAKAILDIGYDGEGYYPITPSSEVGEMVSRAIANGDADMSFVVGTSELAAISVVTGMAIAGGRAVDVTSSQGLMLKAEEMPAISGLGLPVVLNLATRDINAPLNIKNGHSDLMASLGWGWLTFCAPTVQAVYDLNIIAIKVAETVNLPAIVAYDGFHTSHANRRILVFAQREDVRRFVGPTPPRLNLLDMEHPHTFGPYMNDDLINTKVQLDEKFKRAYDLIPQIFEEFYQLTGRRYNFVEVYGDPDAEAGLFILNSAGEASKASVDKMRAENKRVKAIIPTVLRPWPEDEMREAIGTTPRLVVAERVSQYGAGNYLANELGATLQRAGKTNLLISRTYGIGGLNFRPEDGVELLNLAWHYPSITDDERKLRGYYGAWPGDPGYDPPQIFNPLTTQETTLNANQVKVDFKHLSQMPSRIAKHSACPGCGMFTNLNLFLRGIDGNVVFLFNTGCGMVVTTGFPNTSFKTPYFHNLFHNGASTATGVVEMYRRFRAQGKIKDEITFIVVSGDGGDDIGMDQVIGSALRNDPFIMLEYDNKGYMNTGGQLCYTGFKGERFTNAPLGKMGQGKEQHSKDIIEILRGTNAPYLFTAAESNPRDVIGKARRAQAMVRAGNFAFGKVFSVCPLNWGAEDSQGNEIVDRAVKSCLFPLYEIENGITRLNYDPQASGRKIPVQSAFEVMGTAFSHLAKEQFAGVVREIQEETDRRWDRLKELAANPKL; from the coding sequence ATGCCCTTGGACACCACAATTGAAAAGACCGAACTCACGACCTCCGTTGCGGCAGCAACGCAGGCCACATTTATTGGAAACGGGAATGAGGTTGCCGCCAAAGCCATCCTCGATATTGGCTATGATGGAGAAGGCTATTATCCGATCACTCCCTCCAGCGAAGTCGGAGAGATGGTCAGCCGAGCCATTGCCAACGGCGATGCGGACATGTCGTTCGTGGTCGGGACGAGCGAGCTTGCCGCTATTTCTGTTGTCACGGGAATGGCGATTGCCGGCGGACGCGCCGTCGATGTCACCTCTTCACAAGGCCTGATGCTGAAGGCGGAAGAGATGCCGGCCATCAGCGGTCTCGGCCTGCCGGTGGTTTTGAACCTGGCCACCCGCGACATCAATGCGCCGCTCAACATCAAGAATGGACACAGTGATCTGATGGCCTCACTCGGCTGGGGGTGGCTCACCTTCTGTGCCCCGACGGTCCAGGCGGTGTATGACCTGAACATCATCGCCATCAAAGTGGCAGAAACCGTCAATTTGCCTGCCATCGTCGCCTATGACGGCTTCCACACCAGCCATGCCAATCGGCGCATTCTGGTGTTTGCCCAGCGGGAGGACGTCCGTCGATTCGTGGGACCGACCCCTCCCCGCCTCAACCTTCTCGACATGGAACATCCCCATACCTTCGGGCCTTACATGAATGACGATTTAATCAACACGAAGGTACAATTGGACGAGAAATTCAAAAGGGCGTACGACCTCATTCCTCAGATCTTCGAGGAGTTCTATCAGCTCACCGGCCGCCGCTACAATTTTGTGGAGGTCTATGGAGACCCGGATGCCGAGGCCGGGCTCTTCATTTTGAATTCAGCCGGAGAGGCATCGAAGGCCTCGGTCGACAAAATGCGGGCCGAAAACAAACGGGTGAAGGCGATCATTCCGACCGTCTTGCGCCCCTGGCCCGAGGATGAAATGCGCGAGGCCATCGGCACCACACCGCGTCTCGTGGTGGCGGAGAGGGTTTCGCAATATGGGGCGGGAAACTATCTTGCCAACGAACTGGGGGCGACGTTACAACGAGCGGGAAAAACAAACCTGCTCATCAGCCGGACGTATGGGATCGGGGGACTCAATTTCCGTCCCGAGGATGGGGTCGAATTGTTGAACCTGGCGTGGCATTATCCCAGTATCACTGATGACGAGCGAAAGCTGCGGGGTTATTACGGAGCTTGGCCAGGGGATCCCGGCTACGATCCACCGCAGATCTTCAATCCCCTGACCACCCAGGAAACCACCCTGAATGCGAACCAGGTCAAGGTCGATTTCAAGCACCTCTCCCAAATGCCTTCCCGGATCGCCAAGCATTCCGCATGTCCGGGGTGCGGGATGTTCACAAACCTCAATTTGTTCCTGCGCGGCATTGACGGGAATGTCGTGTTCCTTTTCAACACCGGCTGCGGGATGGTCGTGACCACCGGATTTCCCAACACCAGTTTCAAGACCCCGTATTTCCATAATCTCTTTCACAACGGGGCGTCGACCGCGACCGGTGTGGTCGAAATGTATCGCCGGTTCCGCGCCCAGGGAAAAATTAAGGACGAAATCACCTTCATTGTGGTCTCGGGCGACGGCGGCGACGACATCGGAATGGACCAGGTGATCGGATCCGCTTTACGCAATGATCCGTTCATCATGCTCGAATATGACAACAAGGGTTACATGAACACCGGGGGACAACTCTGCTACACTGGGTTCAAGGGCGAGAGGTTCACAAACGCGCCTTTGGGAAAAATGGGCCAGGGCAAGGAACAGCACAGCAAAGACATCATCGAAATCCTGCGAGGCACCAATGCCCCTTACCTCTTCACCGCGGCCGAATCCAATCCCCGCGACGTGATTGGGAAGGCCCGCCGGGCCCAGGCCATGGTCCGCGCCGGAAATTTTGCCTTCGGAAAGGTGTTTTCCGTGTGCCCCCTCAACTGGGGGGCTGAAGACTCGCAAGGCAACGAAATCGTTGATCGAGCCGTCAAGAGTTGTTTGTTCCCTCTCTACGAGATTGAGAACGGGATTACGCGTTTGAATTACGATCCTCAGGCCTCGGGAAGAAAGATCCCCGTTCAATCCGCCTTTGAGGTGATGGGAACGGCATTTTCCCACCTGGCCAAAGAACAGTTCGCCGGCGTCGTACGGGAAATTCAGGAAGAAACGGACAGGCGTTGGGACCGTTTGAAAGAGCTCGCCGCCAATCCCAAGTTGTGA
- a CDS encoding glucose 1-dehydrogenase, which yields MVNSREFENKVALVTGASSGIGRATALNFVRSGARVAIVARREKELDGLMQEILGLGGEVEKLAGDVTDESFVQRAVETTRTRWGGIDVLVNAAGIIATASLDATSNELFDRMMDVNVRSVFLMMKAALPSLVERKGCIVNISSVAGTRAFPNVFAYVASKAAVNAMTQCAALDLAPKGVRVNAVNPGVVVTNLHRAGGMSEEAYVKFLEHSKTTHPLGRVGRTEDVAEAILFLASVRSGWITGETLAVDGGRHLTCAR from the coding sequence ATGGTTAACTCCAGGGAATTTGAGAACAAGGTCGCGCTCGTCACCGGTGCTTCCAGCGGAATAGGTCGCGCCACAGCGCTGAACTTTGTCAGAAGCGGCGCCCGGGTAGCCATTGTGGCCCGGCGCGAAAAGGAACTCGATGGCCTCATGCAGGAGATTCTCGGCCTCGGAGGCGAGGTGGAAAAGCTGGCGGGTGATGTGACGGACGAGTCCTTTGTCCAACGCGCCGTAGAAACCACCCGGACCCGATGGGGTGGAATCGATGTCCTGGTGAATGCTGCCGGGATTATTGCAACCGCCTCCCTCGATGCAACATCAAACGAACTGTTCGATCGGATGATGGACGTGAATGTGCGTTCGGTTTTCCTGATGATGAAAGCCGCTCTCCCGTCCCTGGTCGAGCGTAAAGGGTGCATCGTCAATATTTCCTCGGTCGCCGGGACACGCGCGTTTCCGAATGTATTCGCTTACGTGGCCAGCAAGGCCGCGGTCAACGCCATGACACAGTGTGCAGCCCTCGACCTGGCGCCCAAAGGGGTCCGGGTCAACGCCGTAAATCCGGGCGTGGTGGTGACGAATCTTCACCGAGCGGGGGGGATGTCGGAAGAGGCCTATGTAAAGTTCCTGGAGCACAGCAAGACCACCCACCCACTGGGTCGCGTCGGCCGGACCGAGGATGTCGCAGAGGCCATCCTCTTCCTGGCGAGCGTTCGCTCCGGGTGGATCACAGGGGAAACACTCGCGGTCGATGGAGGGCGGCACCTCACCTGTGCCCGATAG
- a CDS encoding OsmC family protein has product MKLTVDLTRENGFRIKSGNHVFVCDQAAEVPGLHASLSPSELLIASLGASISNSATEFCKEHSLSVSGLKTILEWEFAGDKNRIGRIDVSVHMPNSVPADLADDFMCAIHQCEVYQTLQLKPEMHFHSTLDVEKPEGETLIHFAGAE; this is encoded by the coding sequence ATGAAACTGACGGTAGATCTCACCAGGGAAAACGGGTTCCGAATCAAGTCCGGCAATCATGTGTTCGTGTGCGACCAAGCCGCTGAAGTACCGGGGCTCCACGCCTCCCTCAGCCCATCCGAGCTGTTGATCGCTTCTCTGGGAGCGAGCATTTCCAACTCGGCGACCGAGTTCTGCAAGGAACATTCCTTGTCGGTGTCGGGTTTGAAGACGATCCTGGAATGGGAATTCGCGGGAGATAAAAACCGGATTGGCAGAATCGATGTCTCGGTGCACATGCCCAATTCCGTCCCCGCGGATCTTGCGGACGACTTCATGTGCGCCATCCACCAGTGCGAGGTTTATCAGACCTTGCAGCTTAAGCCGGAAATGCATTTTCACTCCACCCTCGATGTGGAAAAGCCGGAAGGCGAAACACTGATTCATTTCGCGGGGGCAGAGTAG
- a CDS encoding GNAT family N-acetyltransferase, giving the protein MPTLTHDVPLIESGEVKRVGGNETTSWSRTFIDKAGARATARSFRSQDLKALQEMYFQFEPKQIAQRMPPRTEEQISRWLYCLTHDGENFVALVGRRLVGHTVLCNLQDGRAELAIFVLQEFQNRGIGTQLIQLAKRAAMAAAYRQIWISVESSNLQAIRVFQKNSFQFIGSFDTESEMVLDLTPTGRQTDK; this is encoded by the coding sequence ATGCCGACCCTGACTCATGATGTCCCCCTCATCGAATCGGGTGAGGTGAAGAGGGTTGGCGGGAATGAAACCACGAGTTGGTCACGAACCTTCATCGATAAGGCCGGAGCGCGTGCAACGGCAAGGTCGTTCCGCTCCCAGGATCTGAAGGCACTGCAGGAGATGTACTTCCAATTTGAGCCCAAGCAAATCGCGCAACGAATGCCTCCCCGCACGGAAGAGCAAATCAGTCGTTGGTTATACTGTCTGACCCATGACGGCGAGAATTTTGTGGCGTTGGTCGGTCGGCGTTTGGTGGGACACACGGTATTGTGCAATTTGCAGGACGGTCGCGCTGAGCTTGCCATCTTCGTTCTCCAGGAATTTCAAAACCGTGGGATTGGCACTCAATTGATCCAACTGGCGAAACGGGCAGCCATGGCAGCGGCTTACCGCCAGATCTGGATTTCCGTCGAGTCGTCCAATCTTCAAGCAATTCGAGTCTTCCAGAAGAACAGCTTCCAGTTCATCGGAAGTTTCGACACCGAAAGTGAAATGGTCCTTGATCTCACCCCTACGGGAAGGCAAACCGATAAATGA
- a CDS encoding patatin-like phospholipase family protein — translation MTAFCWVLDSGGAGRGAWQGGLLYELMQWARANGCYPRIVMGASAGGYAAADVATGTHETVMKGWARWGHEEIPPRARELPEFRSLGGLSRFRSLLYHSIRYVMSARELAGVFDTPAELCTRLLVFTTRVRRSDGRPFSSRDSLHYFLKSLTRKFPQALKYLPDDYIEDPVIFGSRLPPSLCNEFVRPLTRVNYHNVIEASCLVPFAMGEPMRAEELLPIWRGLDPIKPNACAGEAAWEEMAAPYQFSGDAGASFLDGGFSLKMPFRLFEEDGRFKKLSESLRCEKTIVFCCDPRGHLWETSMRLASLNAWEGVRRAVEEQRLYILFPDHPVEAGFLSTDNSRTMRTFKRGREQGQRVLSGDTFKRFVSAT, via the coding sequence ATGACAGCTTTCTGCTGGGTCCTGGATTCAGGAGGTGCGGGCCGGGGGGCATGGCAAGGTGGCCTCCTATATGAACTGATGCAGTGGGCGCGCGCCAACGGTTGCTATCCCCGCATCGTGATGGGGGCCTCGGCGGGCGGGTATGCCGCCGCCGATGTGGCCACGGGAACGCATGAAACCGTGATGAAGGGATGGGCGCGCTGGGGCCACGAAGAGATTCCGCCGCGCGCCCGCGAACTGCCGGAATTCCGGTCGCTGGGTGGGTTGTCGCGATTCCGGTCTTTACTTTACCATTCCATCCGGTATGTCATGAGTGCACGGGAGCTCGCGGGGGTATTCGACACACCGGCGGAGCTGTGCACCCGCCTGCTGGTGTTCACCACCCGGGTGAGACGGAGCGATGGCAGGCCCTTTTCTTCCCGCGATTCACTTCATTATTTTCTCAAGTCCTTGACGCGGAAGTTCCCGCAGGCATTGAAGTATCTTCCGGATGACTACATTGAAGATCCGGTGATTTTCGGGTCGCGTCTTCCGCCGTCCCTGTGCAATGAATTCGTCCGGCCCCTCACCCGCGTCAACTACCATAATGTCATTGAAGCCTCTTGCCTGGTGCCCTTTGCGATGGGCGAGCCCATGCGGGCGGAGGAGCTCTTGCCCATCTGGAGGGGATTGGATCCGATCAAACCGAATGCCTGTGCCGGTGAGGCCGCTTGGGAGGAGATGGCGGCTCCCTACCAGTTTTCGGGCGATGCGGGAGCCTCTTTCCTGGACGGGGGCTTTTCCCTGAAGATGCCGTTTCGACTCTTCGAAGAGGACGGGCGCTTCAAGAAGCTATCGGAATCACTCCGATGCGAGAAGACCATCGTGTTCTGCTGTGATCCCCGGGGACACCTCTGGGAGACCTCCATGCGCTTGGCTTCTCTGAACGCCTGGGAGGGAGTGCGCCGCGCGGTGGAGGAACAACGTCTCTACATTCTTTTCCCCGACCATCCTGTTGAGGCCGGTTTTCTGAGTACGGACAATTCCAGAACGATGCGGACATTCAAGCGCGGGAGAGAGCAGGGGCAGAGGGTCCTGTCCGGCGACACGTTCAAGCGCTTTGTCAGCGCGACATGA